The window CCGGATTTGCCCTGCCCCGGCTTCCGCAGCGGCAACGATCTGCAGGTTCCTGCCAGGAACCACCGCGTTTCACCTTCATGCCGAGCCTGATTTTGTCCCTCAGGCAGACAGGGTCTGTCTCAGGAGACTCCATGTAATAATCCTCGCTGTAAAAATCCTTGCACCATTCCCAGACATTGCCAAGCATGTCATGGATCCCCCAGGCGTTGGGCTTTTTCAGGCCGACCTCTTGTGTTTCACCAGAGCTGTTGTAGGAATACCAGAAGTAATCTCCATTCAGTGAATCCCCCCAGAAAAACTCGGAAGAATTTCCTGAACGGCAGGCGAATTCCCACTCGGCTTCCGTTGGTACCCTGAACCAGCCAGCATTTCTCGAACTGAGTTCCCGGCAGAATTCCTGGCATAGATTCCAGGAAATATTGTCTACAGGCAATTTCCCGCCTTTGAAGAAGCTGGGATTTTTTCCGCTGACTGCTTCAAACTGCTCCTGGGTGACAGGAAATTTCCCGATCCAGAAAGCCTTTCTGATGGTCACTGAGTGGACAGGTCGTTCATCCCTGACTGAGAAGGGTCCATCCGAACCCATTTCGAATTCTCCAGGTTCGATCCTGATGAATTCGAAAGCCGCGGGTCCGATGACAATCTTCTTTTCCCTGATAATGGCAGGACTCCAGTTGAAAACTTAACTCATTATAATTCCGGATAGGCTTTTTTTCAATGCTGAATTCCCGCCTTTCTTCTTGGAACGACTTGTGTGTCCGCCAAAATTAAGTTAAAATTGCTCTGCCCTCATTATAGGAAGGAGTTAAGATGGAATTCTTCGAAAGGATTAACATTTTTGCGAAAGAAATAGAAAAGAGGAAAGAATTCCTTGACCGCAACAGATTAGAGAGCTGTTGCGGCAAGGATATCGATGACCAGAAAGAACAGCAGGAATATCATTCTTTCATTGCCGACAGCAGGCTTTTAGCAGATGTGAACAGGGAATTGAAAGAAAATCATCCGTCGGAGAAGAGAAATATTCTTCTGGCGGCGAGGGAGTCGATCACTGACTCCATGTTCTACAAGAACGGAGAACTCCTGAAACTTACAAACGAATACCAAGAGAACCTGGGAGGGAAAAAGTATAATTACAATAACGAAGAACTGAGTTTCAACCAATTGTTCGGTAAAATTTATACCACAGAAGACCCTGAACAAAGAAATGGCATTTATCATGCCCTTTACGGGAATGATGACAGAATTCTCACCCCGGCTCTGGGGATGATTAAAAAAAGGACTGAACTTGCCCGGAAATTCGGGTTCATTGATTACAGCGAAATTTTCAGGGCTGGCATAGAGGAAAATGAAATCCATCGTTTGCTTGATTCCAAGACTAGAAAACTGGCAGAACGTCTTATACCTGTAAAAAACAATCTGGGACTTCAGTCTCGCGGCAGCCTCTCATTCTGTGACTGGGAATTCACCAAAAACAGAAAAGCAATCAAACTCGATAAATTCAGAGAGAAAATTGATGATCCGGTGAAACTGGTATTGGAATTTTATGCATCTATAGGTTACGGCGACTGCCTTGACAGAGTCAGGGTTCAAGTGGAAGACATTCCCACCTGTGGCATGTTCTTCACACTTGATCCGCCTGTGATATTGATCGGGAAAAAAGCTCAAAATATGATGCAGCTAAGTGCGCTTGTGCATGAATTCGGGCATGCCGTAGAATATCTTCACCGAACAGGAGATAACCTTCTTGTTTCCACTGATCCTTTTTTTGGAATCAAGGAGGGACTTGCCATTTTTTTTGAGAGACTGTTCTATAGCAAAGAGAACCTTTTGAAACTCGGATTTTCCGAAGATGATATCAGCTGCTATCATCTGTTTAAAGACAGTTTTATTGTCAATTTTGATGCCTTTGTGCTGAACAACGCCAGAACGGAATTGAAGATTTACGCCGACGGCGTCATTGCTCCTGATGAAATATCGAAATATCATGCGAAAAATTTCGAGAATATTACAGGGGTAAAGATTTCCGAAAACACCTGGCTTTATGATTTCGTGCTGAACACTCAACCCGGATACGGCTATTGGTACACAATAGGTTCCCTGTTTTCGGACAACTTGTTTGATTATCTTCAAAATAATAATGAATCACTGATATCTCCTGAAACAG is drawn from Candidatus Wallbacteria bacterium and contains these coding sequences:
- a CDS encoding formylglycine-generating enzyme family protein; protein product: MEPGEFEMGSDGPFSVRDERPVHSVTIRKAFWIGKFPVTQEQFEAVSGKNPSFFKGGKLPVDNISWNLCQEFCRELSSRNAGWFRVPTEAEWEFACRSGNSSEFFWGDSLNGDYFWYSYNSSGETQEVGLKKPNAWGIHDMLGNVWEWCKDFYSEDYYMESPETDPVCLRDKIRLGMKVKRGGSWQEPADRCRCGSRGRANPEFMTRDTGFRLIFEELA